The genomic region TACAAAGAAAACAGCTTAATTAAGACAATAGACAAGATGCACACGTAAGTTGCTTAACTAATGAAGTCATTGATTGGTAACTCGTGACTTGGGTTTAAATCCCGACAGTATCAAAATTACCTTTGCATCTTTTTTTACACACAATAAAGATCATCAACAAAGTTCTGAAAATACTAACTTTCGAATTGGATATGATCCAAGTATGTCTTCCTGAAGAGAACGACGAATTAAGACAGGGGGCTGCGGGTAAAGCCTCAAAGACTGCATATAGAATATACAAGAAAAAGGTTAGGTCGAAACGCAAAACCAATCAGAAGAACATAAGACAGACATGAAAAGTTCTTACTTCGCTGATTACTCGACTTGAGTATTTAAGGTTCTTCAAGTCCTCGATTGTTGGAAACCTATCTCCCAAAACCATATCCACCTATGAATAGGTAGTTCACGTGTAAGTCCTTCATCTAACATTCAGTAGAACCCTTGATATCCTTTCCAGGGTATCAGAGAGACAAAGCAAACATATTACCTCGTTTTGAAGCTTTGACATAACTTCGGGGTTCTGGAGAGGGAAAAAAGAAGATTGTATCGTAAATTTTTGGTAACTTATAATGCAAGCACTAAGTGCTGTAGACAGGTACTGGTAGCAAACGCGATAACTTCAAGATGATATATAAATGTCCATTGACGACTTAAAATAGCAACTATTGATCCAAACTAAGGAAAGAGTACTACGACAAACAACAAGAACTAAGTACTCTGCTAATAACTGCTAAAAATCAAAATCGTATACCTGAGACAGGAGATAGAAAGTCCATGTCAGTACAGCTGCTGATGTTTCATGGCCAGCAATTAGTAGCGTCATTAAGTCATCACGAAGCTGCTTACTGGAAACCTACACAGAAGTCAgcaaaagttttaaaaatttaaCTCTTCTCTTCATAAACATTTAAACAGCTCCTTATGGATTAAGACTCGGTACGTCATCTCCTGATGCCAGCAGAAAATGGAGAATACTAGGGTCTTGTTCATTCATGTACTCCTCGTGAAATTGCAGCTCCTCTTCTTCTACCATCCTCTGCATGTGTACGTAAGTAGACACATTAAGCGGTATTATGATTTAAACATACATATAAGCTTACTCAAGATAAATCATGCACCTACCTTGCAGATTGCTATCAGATCATTCAGCACATCATTTATCAGCTTAAGTGCTGCATTGACTTTTTTCAGTCTAGGGGATATGTCTTTCCAAATAGGTATCTCCCAGACGGGGATTGGTGCTGTACTTCGTTTCTCTGCCTCTCTCAAAACTGTATAAACAGCCTGATCTAGGAAAAGATATAAAGCTAATTTAATAATACTTACATTGAGGTGAAAAAAATAGACAAGCAAAGTAGATTGAAAAATATCGTCAACATACATCGACAATGCCGGTATCATTTGTTAAAGAATCAAAATCATAGTTAAATACAGCTTTTCCAATAATGTCCAGTGTTAAACGTGAAAAAAGCGACTCCATTTCCACTGATTCTCCATTTGATGCAGCAGTGTCTAACTTCTTGCAAAGCCTATCGGTGGCTTGGCTAAAGAGGTTAATCATGGCTGTTACAAActgaaaaaaaaatattagtgTCCTACACAGAGGAGTATAGCTTCCCAAGAATTTAGTATACGAATATGGAAAAAGAAGTACACTCTTGAACATAAACAAAGATAGTATTGATTATTGAAGTTCTAAGAAGCACTACTACCTTCAGATGTAATGCAGGGACTATAGCACGCCTTCGGATACGCCATATCTCCCCATCAGCTGGTATGAGACCCTTTCCCATCACAAAATCCAGAATCTCAGCTAAGATACCCTGGTCAAGGAATTAGAAAAAAAGGTCTCAACCTATACTGTTATCAGCTGTCCTTCAGGGTTGTAAATTTGTCCGGAAGAGGGGAAATGAAAACCGTTGACTGCGTTGCAATATTACTTACCTTAGAGTATGACTTAGAGTTGTCCTTCAAGATGTGCTTTACAATCTTAGGATCAGAAACAATGAGAAATGACTGCAACAGTGCAAAATATCGTGTGTTATACACTTGCTCAGCTGATCATAGCAAGAACTTAGGAAGTGAGTGCAAAAGGAAGAACGGTATGAATGCATTCAAGAGCAAGGGATGTCGTAACCAACCTTTGGACCAAAGTTGAGCCGGAATATTCCACCATAAGTCAGGTATAGCTCATACAAGGGTAAAAAGAAGGCTTCACTTTGAATGGCAGCGATATCCCCCTTTGCCTCGGGAATCCTAGAGAACTTTTCAAATTCTTCAAAAGGCTTGAATATAAAGTCCAAAATGGATGGAGGCAATCCCAATTTCGATAGGTTTTCTTTAAGTGTCAGAGGAGAGCTGCATAAAATAAGAAAGAACAACGAAAAGTTAGAAAACTAATAGGTTAGTAAGTTAATCTCATACGCGTTAAAATGTTAGAAATGAATTATGTAAAGAGTAATACAGAGTAAGGAGTAAGACAAGTTAACAGAACAAGAATGTACAGTTAGTTGCGTAGGACATCAGAACAAGATTAACTCAAAGTCTTAGTGTGAAAAGTTCACCAAAGTTTCTATCCAAGAATAAAGATGGCTGGTTCAAAGTATACATACTAAAATCAAAGTTGTGTTACTCAGACAAGCAGCGAGTTGATTTTATACAAGGTAACGTAATTGACTTGAGAACTTAAAGAGAATGCTCATCTCATGCTCAGGACGCCAAGCTTTCACTTAAATGTTCACAATCACATATCTTGTTTGGTGCAAGCATATTCAGATCTCCAGATAATGGTTCAAATGCATGTTGAGATATAGACCAAGAATGTTTGGTGGCACAAGAAAGGGAAAAGAGTGAGAGTTTATGAGGAGAGAGCGTAGTTGACTACTATGGTGTTTATATGGGTTTACGTGGAACAATGATCACTACATCGTCAACAACTACACTACTTTACTCTCAAAGGTTCCTGCCAATTGTGAGGTAATGGTGACGTATATATGCAAACATTACCCCTACTTTAACAACATACAAAAGCC from Silene latifolia isolate original U9 population chromosome 3, ASM4854445v1, whole genome shotgun sequence harbors:
- the LOC141647157 gene encoding protein LUTEIN DEFICIENT 5, chloroplastic; protein product: MASHVSALFSPSFSSSQSLNLQLKQLKPNNSLKFPSFSSSFPLKSSNGGCNWSLITCSASNGSRPDPIDGGGKSVEKSEEAKRRAELSAKIASGEFTVKQSSSPLTLKENLSKLGLPPSILDFIFKPFEEFEKFSRIPEAKGDIAAIQSEAFFLPLYELYLTYGGIFRLNFGPKSFLIVSDPKIVKHILKDNSKSYSKGILAEILDFVMGKGLIPADGEIWRIRRRAIVPALHLKFVTAMINLFSQATDRLCKKLDTAASNGESVEMESLFSRLTLDIIGKAVFNYDFDSLTNDTGIVDAVYTVLREAEKRSTAPIPVWEIPIWKDISPRLKKVNAALKLINDVLNDLIAICKRMVEEEELQFHEEYMNEQDPSILHFLLASGDDVSSKQLRDDLMTLLIAGHETSAAVLTWTFYLLSQNPEVMSKLQNEVDMVLGDRFPTIEDLKNLKYSSRVISESLRLYPQPPVLIRRSLQEDILGSYPIRKNEDIFISVWNLHRGPSLWEDVEKFNPERWPLDGPSPNETNQEFKYVPFGGGPRKCIGDMFASYENVVALAMLVRRFDFQLAPDAPPVQMTTGATIHTTNGLVMKVRRRTYSVPTIGIPVVETNSSADIGVVTSEV